A genome region from Passer domesticus isolate bPasDom1 chromosome 25, bPasDom1.hap1, whole genome shotgun sequence includes the following:
- the NFYA gene encoding nuclear transcription factor Y subunit alpha isoform X3, whose translation MEQYTANSSSSTEQIVVQAGQIQQQQQGGVTAVQLQTEAQVASASGQQVQTLQVQGQPLMVQVSGGQLITSTGQPIMVQAVPGGQGQTIMQVPVSGTQGLQQIQLVQPGQIQIQGGQAVQVQGQQGQTQQIIIQQPQTAVTAGQTQTQQQIAVQGQQVAQAAEGQTIVYQPVNADGTILQQVTVPVTGMITIPAASLAGAQIVQTGANTNTTSSGQGTVTVTLPVAGNVVNSGGMVMMVPGAGSVPAIQRIPLPGAEMLEEEPLYVNAKQYHRILKRRQARAKLEAEGKIPKERRKYLHESRHRHAMARKRGEGGRFFSPKEKDSPHMQDPSQSNEEAMTQMIRVS comes from the exons ATGGAGCAGTAcactgccaacagcagcagctccacggAGCAGATCGTGGTGCAGGCAGGGCAGATCCAGCAGCAG cagcagggaggtgtcACAGCTGTCCAGCTGCAGACTGAGGCCCAGGTGGCATCGGCCTCAGGCCAGCAAGTCCAGACCCTCCAG GTGCAGGGGCAGCCGCTGATGGTGCAGGTGAGCGGGGGGCAGCTCATCACCTCCACGGGCCAGCCCATCATGGTGCAGGCCGTGCCCGGGGGCCAGGGCCAGACCATCATGCAGGTGCCCGTGTCCGGCacgcaggggctgcagcag ATTCAGTTGGTCCAGCCAGGTCAGATTCAGATTCaaggtgggcaggctgtgcaggtacaggggcagcagggccagacCCAGCAGATCATTATACAGCAGCCCCAGACTGCAGTTACTGCTGGCCAGACACAG ACCCAGCAGCAGATTGCAGTGCAAGGCCAGCAGGTTGCCCAGGCTGCTGAGGGCCAGACCATCGTGTACCAGCCCGTGAATGCTGATGGCACCATCCTGCAGCAAG TTACAGTCCCTGTTACAGGCATGATCACCattcctgcagccagcctggctggagcCCAGATTGTCCAAACAGGAGCCAACACCAACACCACCAGCAGTGGCCAGGGGACGGTCACAGTGACACTGCCAGTGGCTGGGAACGTGGTCAATTCAGGGGGAATGGTCATG AtggtgcctggagctggctcagtcCCAGCCATCCAGAGGATCCCTTTGCCTGGAGCAGAGATGCTGGAAGAGGAGCCCCTCTATGTCAATGCCAAGCAGTACCACCGCATCCTGAAGAGGAGGCAGGCACGGGCCAAGCTGGAAGCAGAGGGGAAAATCCCCAAGGAGAGAAGG AAATACCTGCACGAGTCCCGGCACCGGCACGCCATGGCCAGGAAACGGGGAGAGGGGGGTCGCTTCTTCTCCCCCAAGGAAAAGGACAGCCCTCACATGCAG GATCCATCTCAAAGCAACGAAGAAGCAATGACACAGATGATCAGGGTCTCCTAA
- the NFYA gene encoding nuclear transcription factor Y subunit alpha isoform X1: MEQYTANSSSSTEQIVVQAGQIQQQQQGGVTAVQLQTEAQVASASGQQVQTLQVVQGQPLMVQVSGGQLITSTGQPIMVQAVPGGQGQTIMQVPVSGTQGLQQIQLVQPGQIQIQGGQAVQVQGQQGQTQQIIIQQPQTAVTAGQTQTQQQIAVQGQQVAQAAEGQTIVYQPVNADGTILQQVTVPVTGMITIPAASLAGAQIVQTGANTNTTSSGQGTVTVTLPVAGNVVNSGGMVMMVPGAGSVPAIQRIPLPGAEMLEEEPLYVNAKQYHRILKRRQARAKLEAEGKIPKERRKYLHESRHRHAMARKRGEGGRFFSPKEKDSPHMQDPSQSNEEAMTQMIRVS, translated from the exons ATGGAGCAGTAcactgccaacagcagcagctccacggAGCAGATCGTGGTGCAGGCAGGGCAGATCCAGCAGCAG cagcagggaggtgtcACAGCTGTCCAGCTGCAGACTGAGGCCCAGGTGGCATCGGCCTCAGGCCAGCAAGTCCAGACCCTCCAGGTA GTGCAGGGGCAGCCGCTGATGGTGCAGGTGAGCGGGGGGCAGCTCATCACCTCCACGGGCCAGCCCATCATGGTGCAGGCCGTGCCCGGGGGCCAGGGCCAGACCATCATGCAGGTGCCCGTGTCCGGCacgcaggggctgcagcag ATTCAGTTGGTCCAGCCAGGTCAGATTCAGATTCaaggtgggcaggctgtgcaggtacaggggcagcagggccagacCCAGCAGATCATTATACAGCAGCCCCAGACTGCAGTTACTGCTGGCCAGACACAG ACCCAGCAGCAGATTGCAGTGCAAGGCCAGCAGGTTGCCCAGGCTGCTGAGGGCCAGACCATCGTGTACCAGCCCGTGAATGCTGATGGCACCATCCTGCAGCAAG TTACAGTCCCTGTTACAGGCATGATCACCattcctgcagccagcctggctggagcCCAGATTGTCCAAACAGGAGCCAACACCAACACCACCAGCAGTGGCCAGGGGACGGTCACAGTGACACTGCCAGTGGCTGGGAACGTGGTCAATTCAGGGGGAATGGTCATG AtggtgcctggagctggctcagtcCCAGCCATCCAGAGGATCCCTTTGCCTGGAGCAGAGATGCTGGAAGAGGAGCCCCTCTATGTCAATGCCAAGCAGTACCACCGCATCCTGAAGAGGAGGCAGGCACGGGCCAAGCTGGAAGCAGAGGGGAAAATCCCCAAGGAGAGAAGG AAATACCTGCACGAGTCCCGGCACCGGCACGCCATGGCCAGGAAACGGGGAGAGGGGGGTCGCTTCTTCTCCCCCAAGGAAAAGGACAGCCCTCACATGCAG GATCCATCTCAAAGCAACGAAGAAGCAATGACACAGATGATCAGGGTCTCCTAA
- the NFYA gene encoding nuclear transcription factor Y subunit alpha isoform X4, whose protein sequence is MEQYTANSSSSTEQIVVQAGQIQQQQGGVTAVQLQTEAQVASASGQQVQTLQVQGQPLMVQVSGGQLITSTGQPIMVQAVPGGQGQTIMQVPVSGTQGLQQIQLVQPGQIQIQGGQAVQVQGQQGQTQQIIIQQPQTAVTAGQTQTQQQIAVQGQQVAQAAEGQTIVYQPVNADGTILQQVTVPVTGMITIPAASLAGAQIVQTGANTNTTSSGQGTVTVTLPVAGNVVNSGGMVMMVPGAGSVPAIQRIPLPGAEMLEEEPLYVNAKQYHRILKRRQARAKLEAEGKIPKERRKYLHESRHRHAMARKRGEGGRFFSPKEKDSPHMQDPSQSNEEAMTQMIRVS, encoded by the exons ATGGAGCAGTAcactgccaacagcagcagctccacggAGCAGATCGTGGTGCAGGCAGGGCAGATCCAGCAGCAG cagggaggtgtcACAGCTGTCCAGCTGCAGACTGAGGCCCAGGTGGCATCGGCCTCAGGCCAGCAAGTCCAGACCCTCCAG GTGCAGGGGCAGCCGCTGATGGTGCAGGTGAGCGGGGGGCAGCTCATCACCTCCACGGGCCAGCCCATCATGGTGCAGGCCGTGCCCGGGGGCCAGGGCCAGACCATCATGCAGGTGCCCGTGTCCGGCacgcaggggctgcagcag ATTCAGTTGGTCCAGCCAGGTCAGATTCAGATTCaaggtgggcaggctgtgcaggtacaggggcagcagggccagacCCAGCAGATCATTATACAGCAGCCCCAGACTGCAGTTACTGCTGGCCAGACACAG ACCCAGCAGCAGATTGCAGTGCAAGGCCAGCAGGTTGCCCAGGCTGCTGAGGGCCAGACCATCGTGTACCAGCCCGTGAATGCTGATGGCACCATCCTGCAGCAAG TTACAGTCCCTGTTACAGGCATGATCACCattcctgcagccagcctggctggagcCCAGATTGTCCAAACAGGAGCCAACACCAACACCACCAGCAGTGGCCAGGGGACGGTCACAGTGACACTGCCAGTGGCTGGGAACGTGGTCAATTCAGGGGGAATGGTCATG AtggtgcctggagctggctcagtcCCAGCCATCCAGAGGATCCCTTTGCCTGGAGCAGAGATGCTGGAAGAGGAGCCCCTCTATGTCAATGCCAAGCAGTACCACCGCATCCTGAAGAGGAGGCAGGCACGGGCCAAGCTGGAAGCAGAGGGGAAAATCCCCAAGGAGAGAAGG AAATACCTGCACGAGTCCCGGCACCGGCACGCCATGGCCAGGAAACGGGGAGAGGGGGGTCGCTTCTTCTCCCCCAAGGAAAAGGACAGCCCTCACATGCAG GATCCATCTCAAAGCAACGAAGAAGCAATGACACAGATGATCAGGGTCTCCTAA
- the NFYA gene encoding nuclear transcription factor Y subunit alpha isoform X7 — protein MEQYTANSSSSTEQIVVQAGQIQQQVQGQPLMVQVSGGQLITSTGQPIMVQAVPGGQGQTIMQVPVSGTQGLQQIQLVQPGQIQIQGGQAVQVQGQQGQTQQIIIQQPQTAVTAGQTQTQQQIAVQGQQVAQAAEGQTIVYQPVNADGTILQQGMITIPAASLAGAQIVQTGANTNTTSSGQGTVTVTLPVAGNVVNSGGMVMMVPGAGSVPAIQRIPLPGAEMLEEEPLYVNAKQYHRILKRRQARAKLEAEGKIPKERRKYLHESRHRHAMARKRGEGGRFFSPKEKDSPHMQDPSQSNEEAMTQMIRVS, from the exons ATGGAGCAGTAcactgccaacagcagcagctccacggAGCAGATCGTGGTGCAGGCAGGGCAGATCCAGCAGCAG GTGCAGGGGCAGCCGCTGATGGTGCAGGTGAGCGGGGGGCAGCTCATCACCTCCACGGGCCAGCCCATCATGGTGCAGGCCGTGCCCGGGGGCCAGGGCCAGACCATCATGCAGGTGCCCGTGTCCGGCacgcaggggctgcagcag ATTCAGTTGGTCCAGCCAGGTCAGATTCAGATTCaaggtgggcaggctgtgcaggtacaggggcagcagggccagacCCAGCAGATCATTATACAGCAGCCCCAGACTGCAGTTACTGCTGGCCAGACACAG ACCCAGCAGCAGATTGCAGTGCAAGGCCAGCAGGTTGCCCAGGCTGCTGAGGGCCAGACCATCGTGTACCAGCCCGTGAATGCTGATGGCACCATCCTGCAGCAAG GCATGATCACCattcctgcagccagcctggctggagcCCAGATTGTCCAAACAGGAGCCAACACCAACACCACCAGCAGTGGCCAGGGGACGGTCACAGTGACACTGCCAGTGGCTGGGAACGTGGTCAATTCAGGGGGAATGGTCATG AtggtgcctggagctggctcagtcCCAGCCATCCAGAGGATCCCTTTGCCTGGAGCAGAGATGCTGGAAGAGGAGCCCCTCTATGTCAATGCCAAGCAGTACCACCGCATCCTGAAGAGGAGGCAGGCACGGGCCAAGCTGGAAGCAGAGGGGAAAATCCCCAAGGAGAGAAGG AAATACCTGCACGAGTCCCGGCACCGGCACGCCATGGCCAGGAAACGGGGAGAGGGGGGTCGCTTCTTCTCCCCCAAGGAAAAGGACAGCCCTCACATGCAG GATCCATCTCAAAGCAACGAAGAAGCAATGACACAGATGATCAGGGTCTCCTAA
- the NFYA gene encoding nuclear transcription factor Y subunit alpha isoform X10, whose translation MEQYTANSSSSTEQIVVQAGQIQQQQQGGVTAVQLQTEAQVASASGQQVQTLQVVQGQPLMVQVSGGQLITSTGQPIMVQAVPGGQGQTIMQVPVSGTQGLQQTQQQIAVQGQQVAQAAEGQTIVYQPVNADGTILQQGMITIPAASLAGAQIVQTGANTNTTSSGQGTVTVTLPVAGNVVNSGGMVMMVPGAGSVPAIQRIPLPGAEMLEEEPLYVNAKQYHRILKRRQARAKLEAEGKIPKERRKYLHESRHRHAMARKRGEGGRFFSPKEKDSPHMQDPSQSNEEAMTQMIRVS comes from the exons ATGGAGCAGTAcactgccaacagcagcagctccacggAGCAGATCGTGGTGCAGGCAGGGCAGATCCAGCAGCAG cagcagggaggtgtcACAGCTGTCCAGCTGCAGACTGAGGCCCAGGTGGCATCGGCCTCAGGCCAGCAAGTCCAGACCCTCCAGGTA GTGCAGGGGCAGCCGCTGATGGTGCAGGTGAGCGGGGGGCAGCTCATCACCTCCACGGGCCAGCCCATCATGGTGCAGGCCGTGCCCGGGGGCCAGGGCCAGACCATCATGCAGGTGCCCGTGTCCGGCacgcaggggctgcagcag ACCCAGCAGCAGATTGCAGTGCAAGGCCAGCAGGTTGCCCAGGCTGCTGAGGGCCAGACCATCGTGTACCAGCCCGTGAATGCTGATGGCACCATCCTGCAGCAAG GCATGATCACCattcctgcagccagcctggctggagcCCAGATTGTCCAAACAGGAGCCAACACCAACACCACCAGCAGTGGCCAGGGGACGGTCACAGTGACACTGCCAGTGGCTGGGAACGTGGTCAATTCAGGGGGAATGGTCATG AtggtgcctggagctggctcagtcCCAGCCATCCAGAGGATCCCTTTGCCTGGAGCAGAGATGCTGGAAGAGGAGCCCCTCTATGTCAATGCCAAGCAGTACCACCGCATCCTGAAGAGGAGGCAGGCACGGGCCAAGCTGGAAGCAGAGGGGAAAATCCCCAAGGAGAGAAGG AAATACCTGCACGAGTCCCGGCACCGGCACGCCATGGCCAGGAAACGGGGAGAGGGGGGTCGCTTCTTCTCCCCCAAGGAAAAGGACAGCCCTCACATGCAG GATCCATCTCAAAGCAACGAAGAAGCAATGACACAGATGATCAGGGTCTCCTAA
- the NFYA gene encoding nuclear transcription factor Y subunit alpha isoform X2: MEQYTANSSSSTEQIVVQAGQIQQQQGGVTAVQLQTEAQVASASGQQVQTLQVVQGQPLMVQVSGGQLITSTGQPIMVQAVPGGQGQTIMQVPVSGTQGLQQIQLVQPGQIQIQGGQAVQVQGQQGQTQQIIIQQPQTAVTAGQTQTQQQIAVQGQQVAQAAEGQTIVYQPVNADGTILQQVTVPVTGMITIPAASLAGAQIVQTGANTNTTSSGQGTVTVTLPVAGNVVNSGGMVMMVPGAGSVPAIQRIPLPGAEMLEEEPLYVNAKQYHRILKRRQARAKLEAEGKIPKERRKYLHESRHRHAMARKRGEGGRFFSPKEKDSPHMQDPSQSNEEAMTQMIRVS, translated from the exons ATGGAGCAGTAcactgccaacagcagcagctccacggAGCAGATCGTGGTGCAGGCAGGGCAGATCCAGCAGCAG cagggaggtgtcACAGCTGTCCAGCTGCAGACTGAGGCCCAGGTGGCATCGGCCTCAGGCCAGCAAGTCCAGACCCTCCAGGTA GTGCAGGGGCAGCCGCTGATGGTGCAGGTGAGCGGGGGGCAGCTCATCACCTCCACGGGCCAGCCCATCATGGTGCAGGCCGTGCCCGGGGGCCAGGGCCAGACCATCATGCAGGTGCCCGTGTCCGGCacgcaggggctgcagcag ATTCAGTTGGTCCAGCCAGGTCAGATTCAGATTCaaggtgggcaggctgtgcaggtacaggggcagcagggccagacCCAGCAGATCATTATACAGCAGCCCCAGACTGCAGTTACTGCTGGCCAGACACAG ACCCAGCAGCAGATTGCAGTGCAAGGCCAGCAGGTTGCCCAGGCTGCTGAGGGCCAGACCATCGTGTACCAGCCCGTGAATGCTGATGGCACCATCCTGCAGCAAG TTACAGTCCCTGTTACAGGCATGATCACCattcctgcagccagcctggctggagcCCAGATTGTCCAAACAGGAGCCAACACCAACACCACCAGCAGTGGCCAGGGGACGGTCACAGTGACACTGCCAGTGGCTGGGAACGTGGTCAATTCAGGGGGAATGGTCATG AtggtgcctggagctggctcagtcCCAGCCATCCAGAGGATCCCTTTGCCTGGAGCAGAGATGCTGGAAGAGGAGCCCCTCTATGTCAATGCCAAGCAGTACCACCGCATCCTGAAGAGGAGGCAGGCACGGGCCAAGCTGGAAGCAGAGGGGAAAATCCCCAAGGAGAGAAGG AAATACCTGCACGAGTCCCGGCACCGGCACGCCATGGCCAGGAAACGGGGAGAGGGGGGTCGCTTCTTCTCCCCCAAGGAAAAGGACAGCCCTCACATGCAG GATCCATCTCAAAGCAACGAAGAAGCAATGACACAGATGATCAGGGTCTCCTAA
- the NFYA gene encoding nuclear transcription factor Y subunit alpha isoform X6 — protein sequence MEQYTANSSSSTEQIVVQAGQIQQQVQGQPLMVQVSGGQLITSTGQPIMVQAVPGGQGQTIMQVPVSGTQGLQQIQLVQPGQIQIQGGQAVQVQGQQGQTQQIIIQQPQTAVTAGQTQTQQQIAVQGQQVAQAAEGQTIVYQPVNADGTILQQVTVPVTGMITIPAASLAGAQIVQTGANTNTTSSGQGTVTVTLPVAGNVVNSGGMVMMVPGAGSVPAIQRIPLPGAEMLEEEPLYVNAKQYHRILKRRQARAKLEAEGKIPKERRKYLHESRHRHAMARKRGEGGRFFSPKEKDSPHMQDPSQSNEEAMTQMIRVS from the exons ATGGAGCAGTAcactgccaacagcagcagctccacggAGCAGATCGTGGTGCAGGCAGGGCAGATCCAGCAGCAG GTGCAGGGGCAGCCGCTGATGGTGCAGGTGAGCGGGGGGCAGCTCATCACCTCCACGGGCCAGCCCATCATGGTGCAGGCCGTGCCCGGGGGCCAGGGCCAGACCATCATGCAGGTGCCCGTGTCCGGCacgcaggggctgcagcag ATTCAGTTGGTCCAGCCAGGTCAGATTCAGATTCaaggtgggcaggctgtgcaggtacaggggcagcagggccagacCCAGCAGATCATTATACAGCAGCCCCAGACTGCAGTTACTGCTGGCCAGACACAG ACCCAGCAGCAGATTGCAGTGCAAGGCCAGCAGGTTGCCCAGGCTGCTGAGGGCCAGACCATCGTGTACCAGCCCGTGAATGCTGATGGCACCATCCTGCAGCAAG TTACAGTCCCTGTTACAGGCATGATCACCattcctgcagccagcctggctggagcCCAGATTGTCCAAACAGGAGCCAACACCAACACCACCAGCAGTGGCCAGGGGACGGTCACAGTGACACTGCCAGTGGCTGGGAACGTGGTCAATTCAGGGGGAATGGTCATG AtggtgcctggagctggctcagtcCCAGCCATCCAGAGGATCCCTTTGCCTGGAGCAGAGATGCTGGAAGAGGAGCCCCTCTATGTCAATGCCAAGCAGTACCACCGCATCCTGAAGAGGAGGCAGGCACGGGCCAAGCTGGAAGCAGAGGGGAAAATCCCCAAGGAGAGAAGG AAATACCTGCACGAGTCCCGGCACCGGCACGCCATGGCCAGGAAACGGGGAGAGGGGGGTCGCTTCTTCTCCCCCAAGGAAAAGGACAGCCCTCACATGCAG GATCCATCTCAAAGCAACGAAGAAGCAATGACACAGATGATCAGGGTCTCCTAA
- the NFYA gene encoding nuclear transcription factor Y subunit alpha isoform X8: MEQYTANSSSSTEQIVVQAGQIQQQQQGGVTAVQLQTEAQVASASGQQVQTLQVVQGQPLMVQVSGGQLITSTGQPIMVQAVPGGQGQTIMQVPVSGTQGLQQTQQQIAVQGQQVAQAAEGQTIVYQPVNADGTILQQVTVPVTGMITIPAASLAGAQIVQTGANTNTTSSGQGTVTVTLPVAGNVVNSGGMVMMVPGAGSVPAIQRIPLPGAEMLEEEPLYVNAKQYHRILKRRQARAKLEAEGKIPKERRKYLHESRHRHAMARKRGEGGRFFSPKEKDSPHMQDPSQSNEEAMTQMIRVS, translated from the exons ATGGAGCAGTAcactgccaacagcagcagctccacggAGCAGATCGTGGTGCAGGCAGGGCAGATCCAGCAGCAG cagcagggaggtgtcACAGCTGTCCAGCTGCAGACTGAGGCCCAGGTGGCATCGGCCTCAGGCCAGCAAGTCCAGACCCTCCAGGTA GTGCAGGGGCAGCCGCTGATGGTGCAGGTGAGCGGGGGGCAGCTCATCACCTCCACGGGCCAGCCCATCATGGTGCAGGCCGTGCCCGGGGGCCAGGGCCAGACCATCATGCAGGTGCCCGTGTCCGGCacgcaggggctgcagcag ACCCAGCAGCAGATTGCAGTGCAAGGCCAGCAGGTTGCCCAGGCTGCTGAGGGCCAGACCATCGTGTACCAGCCCGTGAATGCTGATGGCACCATCCTGCAGCAAG TTACAGTCCCTGTTACAGGCATGATCACCattcctgcagccagcctggctggagcCCAGATTGTCCAAACAGGAGCCAACACCAACACCACCAGCAGTGGCCAGGGGACGGTCACAGTGACACTGCCAGTGGCTGGGAACGTGGTCAATTCAGGGGGAATGGTCATG AtggtgcctggagctggctcagtcCCAGCCATCCAGAGGATCCCTTTGCCTGGAGCAGAGATGCTGGAAGAGGAGCCCCTCTATGTCAATGCCAAGCAGTACCACCGCATCCTGAAGAGGAGGCAGGCACGGGCCAAGCTGGAAGCAGAGGGGAAAATCCCCAAGGAGAGAAGG AAATACCTGCACGAGTCCCGGCACCGGCACGCCATGGCCAGGAAACGGGGAGAGGGGGGTCGCTTCTTCTCCCCCAAGGAAAAGGACAGCCCTCACATGCAG GATCCATCTCAAAGCAACGAAGAAGCAATGACACAGATGATCAGGGTCTCCTAA
- the NFYA gene encoding nuclear transcription factor Y subunit alpha isoform X5, whose translation MEQYTANSSSSTEQIVVQAGQIQQQQQGGVTAVQLQTEAQVASASGQQVQTLQVVQGQPLMVQVSGGQLITSTGQPIMVQAVPGGQGQTIMQVPVSGTQGLQQIQLVQPGQIQIQGGQAVQVQGQQGQTQQIIIQQPQTAVTAGQTQTQQQIAVQGQQVAQAAEGQTIVYQPVNADGTILQQGMITIPAASLAGAQIVQTGANTNTTSSGQGTVTVTLPVAGNVVNSGGMVMMVPGAGSVPAIQRIPLPGAEMLEEEPLYVNAKQYHRILKRRQARAKLEAEGKIPKERRKYLHESRHRHAMARKRGEGGRFFSPKEKDSPHMQDPSQSNEEAMTQMIRVS comes from the exons ATGGAGCAGTAcactgccaacagcagcagctccacggAGCAGATCGTGGTGCAGGCAGGGCAGATCCAGCAGCAG cagcagggaggtgtcACAGCTGTCCAGCTGCAGACTGAGGCCCAGGTGGCATCGGCCTCAGGCCAGCAAGTCCAGACCCTCCAGGTA GTGCAGGGGCAGCCGCTGATGGTGCAGGTGAGCGGGGGGCAGCTCATCACCTCCACGGGCCAGCCCATCATGGTGCAGGCCGTGCCCGGGGGCCAGGGCCAGACCATCATGCAGGTGCCCGTGTCCGGCacgcaggggctgcagcag ATTCAGTTGGTCCAGCCAGGTCAGATTCAGATTCaaggtgggcaggctgtgcaggtacaggggcagcagggccagacCCAGCAGATCATTATACAGCAGCCCCAGACTGCAGTTACTGCTGGCCAGACACAG ACCCAGCAGCAGATTGCAGTGCAAGGCCAGCAGGTTGCCCAGGCTGCTGAGGGCCAGACCATCGTGTACCAGCCCGTGAATGCTGATGGCACCATCCTGCAGCAAG GCATGATCACCattcctgcagccagcctggctggagcCCAGATTGTCCAAACAGGAGCCAACACCAACACCACCAGCAGTGGCCAGGGGACGGTCACAGTGACACTGCCAGTGGCTGGGAACGTGGTCAATTCAGGGGGAATGGTCATG AtggtgcctggagctggctcagtcCCAGCCATCCAGAGGATCCCTTTGCCTGGAGCAGAGATGCTGGAAGAGGAGCCCCTCTATGTCAATGCCAAGCAGTACCACCGCATCCTGAAGAGGAGGCAGGCACGGGCCAAGCTGGAAGCAGAGGGGAAAATCCCCAAGGAGAGAAGG AAATACCTGCACGAGTCCCGGCACCGGCACGCCATGGCCAGGAAACGGGGAGAGGGGGGTCGCTTCTTCTCCCCCAAGGAAAAGGACAGCCCTCACATGCAG GATCCATCTCAAAGCAACGAAGAAGCAATGACACAGATGATCAGGGTCTCCTAA
- the NFYA gene encoding nuclear transcription factor Y subunit alpha isoform X11 — translation MEQYTANSSSSTEQIVVQAGQIQQQVQGQPLMVQVSGGQLITSTGQPIMVQAVPGGQGQTIMQVPVSGTQGLQQTQQQIAVQGQQVAQAAEGQTIVYQPVNADGTILQQVTVPVTGMITIPAASLAGAQIVQTGANTNTTSSGQGTVTVTLPVAGNVVNSGGMVMMVPGAGSVPAIQRIPLPGAEMLEEEPLYVNAKQYHRILKRRQARAKLEAEGKIPKERRKYLHESRHRHAMARKRGEGGRFFSPKEKDSPHMQDPSQSNEEAMTQMIRVS, via the exons ATGGAGCAGTAcactgccaacagcagcagctccacggAGCAGATCGTGGTGCAGGCAGGGCAGATCCAGCAGCAG GTGCAGGGGCAGCCGCTGATGGTGCAGGTGAGCGGGGGGCAGCTCATCACCTCCACGGGCCAGCCCATCATGGTGCAGGCCGTGCCCGGGGGCCAGGGCCAGACCATCATGCAGGTGCCCGTGTCCGGCacgcaggggctgcagcag ACCCAGCAGCAGATTGCAGTGCAAGGCCAGCAGGTTGCCCAGGCTGCTGAGGGCCAGACCATCGTGTACCAGCCCGTGAATGCTGATGGCACCATCCTGCAGCAAG TTACAGTCCCTGTTACAGGCATGATCACCattcctgcagccagcctggctggagcCCAGATTGTCCAAACAGGAGCCAACACCAACACCACCAGCAGTGGCCAGGGGACGGTCACAGTGACACTGCCAGTGGCTGGGAACGTGGTCAATTCAGGGGGAATGGTCATG AtggtgcctggagctggctcagtcCCAGCCATCCAGAGGATCCCTTTGCCTGGAGCAGAGATGCTGGAAGAGGAGCCCCTCTATGTCAATGCCAAGCAGTACCACCGCATCCTGAAGAGGAGGCAGGCACGGGCCAAGCTGGAAGCAGAGGGGAAAATCCCCAAGGAGAGAAGG AAATACCTGCACGAGTCCCGGCACCGGCACGCCATGGCCAGGAAACGGGGAGAGGGGGGTCGCTTCTTCTCCCCCAAGGAAAAGGACAGCCCTCACATGCAG GATCCATCTCAAAGCAACGAAGAAGCAATGACACAGATGATCAGGGTCTCCTAA